From Anopheles arabiensis isolate DONGOLA chromosome 3, AaraD3, whole genome shotgun sequence, a single genomic window includes:
- the LOC120904431 gene encoding probable E3 ubiquitin-protein ligase makorin-2, with translation MMAFLKCDLCDKFCFAVGDNEQNRRHKARCISAQVQEIDKVFSRKKTCDICLEVVLEKNPPAERRFGILPKCKHTFCVSCIKTWRSTTEYPDTVRKGCPICRVHSSFFFPCKVWTEDEREKKRLYAIHRSILKKIDCKRYNQGVCPFGERCHFRHARAAEVTICI, from the coding sequence ATGATGGCTTTCCTGAAGTGCGACCTGTGCGACAAGTTTTGCTTTGCCGTGGGTGATAACGAGCAAAACCGCCGGCACAAGGCCCGCTGCATTAGCGCGCAGGTGCAGGAGATAGACAAGGTGTTTTCGCGCAAGAAAACGTGCGACATCTGCTTGGAGGTGGTGCTGGAGAAGAATCCACCCGCTGAGCGCCGGTTTGGCATACTGCCCAAATGTAAGCACACGTTCTGCGTAAGCTGTATCAAAACCTGGCGCAGTACGACCGAGTACCCCGACACTGTTCGGAAGGGATGCCCGATCTGTCGCGTACATTCgagctttttctttccctGCAAAGTTTGGACAGAGGACGAGCGGGAGAAGAAGCGCCTGTACGCAATTCACAGATCGATTCTCAAAAAGATCGACTGTAAGCGCTACAACCAAGGTGTTTGTCCGTTTGGCGAGCGATGTCATTTCCGGCATGCGCGAGCTGCTGAAGTAACGATTTGCATTTAA
- the LOC120900207 gene encoding FK506-binding protein 15, whose product MFRAVVFYESSRRNRPSLVLTVARAFKISFLPSRSLHQLAPIECNSSPTPFMPTSLTERTHFLCTMGNPDEEKLPSAPSPSSGDLPDGLVLVSSGSEAQDAEDEDHEEGEIQDEDEDEQQQQQQQELEDISSEEESTIRERMAALEAMDKKLGMMKKKIANRSIYEGYLDEEDVMNGKENYCYYYPQHQQSSYRTQKTYKSSAPVGREDSRLGTSKREKRTSGTKRHAEKPPKEKPVKRSSHRHRKRRKYASRSPSPAQRRPVSTDSEPETTAVDREYLKIACGIGNSKSGRLPGGRNPLKKKLLLQAAQKRKSATAGKRTPVAIVSLDSSSSEHDMELEDDEGDGEEEEEEEEEELKLRLLALSTKPVVREAGLSDIISELQIPSPPPPPAIQLQTEPAADDQSAEELRLIALKTAILKKHATRCKRRELDNEQPYSPSDDIVLSPVREMPPPYDPSGVYSDGRESVELLDDDTDDVQIVEPQYEHIDLVDSDDNGNDMEISPLASPLGGTDRAEQDMEEDSPQPIDMELASSSENSRSGRPSPIGDGRRSGMDQKLLLLHTAAADSCDSALFHRRGDLVPESPPVTPDSMEEAEAEALRHLLLTKMRQKQSKRQEQEVVVRDEMAVPTVRDEALETVPTEASSPEIPPQREPEVEEEEEEEEIHSAPKTQQDPARPNLITLVDQKQPVRKRRKKSLAIASATDVPAAPVTPVSPSPTLPELPPKPAKAAPALVQTQKLVNNPNKLINLNRSAAPSPPMRTESPKELTTVDTFVSRPVPKLVIQLGHSDSDSDVDFGGATPENGGAVNGTAMPPTARFEEQLDKFLKSVRSKSTPAGTNEVGEEELPHSERAGANSGKSIHSIRQQQASKQAAKKQPTSSSTMATPTAVKHLSKSAQLEYMKLVARMAQLERDKLARQQTQATVRRTSDNGSSSTSNAVPRDNSVPKVVVAASEEPVSSKSAAEQRTEPKSGKSPGRRKQSHSGSTPTKVADTQEPVLDPIERKLQQIRASLPNLTEASRNRLLLTAETQLENHSDSFLSDLEQHNATIIEAQQARRELYHLESRIDLLREKLALLEKVHERQRVRTRDTLANLHTTRKKILSGRKRSGELERMCIQIGRAVKGESYQMPVGANGREVQQQMRILIAEMQQLKSIRKPTLEEFKEEMIANHKRRLANATEMNAYDNEQSEERQQVVPEEEQEEEEEEDDEEETEKQEEEVQSPPVDAEQKCASEMSEQKEELCEVDPQTVPNEEDAEGVQEPSEQPEQLNMQSIEAAKEADRSDSKPLEQLSVQPVAPAADDKDDHVTVLENSATVQAEPQSEVQMRPEEETVPPAPVPDQCPMDDTANETEELVVGEAYRIEKYTSPLMSLKQSAQNIPTDGILCPYELGGQCVDRDCKYEHFNQRAA is encoded by the exons ATGTTTCGCGCAGTTGTGTTTTACGAAAGCAGTCGTCGCAATCGTCCCAGTTTGGTGTTAACAGTTGCCCGCGCGTTCAAAATATCTTTTCTCCCTTCTCGAAGCCTGCATCAGCTAGCGCCCATCGAATGCAACTCGTCGCCGACGCCGTTCATGCCTACATCGTTGACCGAGCGCACGCATTTCCTATGCACGATGGGCAATCCGGACGAGGAAAAGCTGCCATCGGCCCCGTCGCCCAGCAGCGGTGACCTTCCGGACGGGCTGGTGCTGGTGAGCAGCGGTAGCGAGGCACAGGACGCCGAGGACGAGGACCACGAGGAGGGCGAGATACAGGACGAAGATgaggacgagcagcagcagcagcagcaacaggagcTGGAAGACATCAGCTCGGAGGAGGAATCGACCATCCGCGAGCGAATGGCGGCACTGGAAGCGATGGACAAGAAGCTTGGcatgatgaagaagaaaatcgCCAACCGCAGCATATACGAAG GCTACctggacgaggaggacgtaatgaatgggaaggaaaactACTGCTATTACTACCCGCAACATCAGCAGTCCTCGTACCGCACACAAAAGACGTACAAATCGAGCGCACCGGTCGGGCGGGAGGACAGTCGGCTCGGTACGAGCAAGCGGGAGAAGCGTACCTCCGGCACGAAGCGGCACGCGGAGAAGCCACCCAAAGAGAAGCCCGTGAAACGGTCCTCCCATCGGCACCGCAAGCGCCGCAAGTATGCGTCCCGTTCGCCCTCGCCCGCCCAGCGCCGCCCGGTTTCGACGGACTCGGAACCGGAGACGACGGCGGTCGATCGCGAGTACCTGAAGATTGCGTGCGGCATCGGCAACAGCAAGAGCGGGCGGCTGCCGGGCGGCAGAAATCCACTGAAAAAGAAGCTGCTGCTTCAGGCGGCTCAAAAGCGAAAAAGTGCGACGGCAGGTAAGCGAACGCCGGTCGCGATTGTATCGCTGGACAGTTCTTCGAGCGAGCACGACATGGAGCTGGAGGATGACGAGGGCGAcggggaggaagaggaggaggaggaggaggaagagttGAAGTTGCGTCTGCTGGCGCTGAGCACGAAACCGGTCGTACGGGAGGCAGGGCTGAGCGACATCATCTCCGAGCTGCAGATACcgtcgccaccgccgccgcccgctATACAGCTACAGACCGAGCCGGCGGCGGACGACCAGTCCGCGGAGGAGCTGCGCCTGATTGCGCTCAAGACGGCGATACTGAAGAAGCACGCGACGCGGTGCAAACGCCGCGAGCTGGACAACGAACAGCCGTACTCACCGAGCGACGACATTGTGCTGTCGCCCGTCCGGGAGATGCCACCCCCGTACGACCCCAGCGGGGTGTACAGCGATGGGCGGGAATCGGTCGAGCTGCTCGATGACGACACGGACGACGTGCAGATCGTGGAGCCCCAGTACGAGCACATCGATCTGGTCGATTCGGACGACAATGGGAACGACATGGAGATTAGCCCGCTGGCCAGCCCGCTGGGCGGCACCGACCGGGCGGAACAGGATATGGAGGAAGATTCGCCGCAACCGATCGACATGGAGCTGGCAAGCAGTAGCGAAAACAGCAGGAGCGGTAGACCGTCCCCGATTGGGGACGGTCGTCGCAGCGGGATGGAtcagaagctgctgctgctgcacacggcGGCGGCCGATTCGTGCGATTCGGCACTGTTCCACCGGAGGGGCGATTTGGTGCCGGAAAGCCCACCCGTTACGCCCGATTCGATGGAGGAAGCGGAAGCGGAAGCGTTGCGACATTTGCTACTCACAAAGATGCGGCAAAAGCAGAGCAAAAGGCAGGAGCAGGAAGTCGTGGTACGGGACGAAATGGCGGTGCCAACCGTCCGGGACGAAGCGCTGGAAACAGTTCCTACGGAAGCTTCATCTCCCGAAATTCCTCCTCAACGAGAACCGGAAgtagaggaagaggaggaagaagaagagattCATTCCGCACCTAAGACCCAGCAAGACCCAGCACGCCCCAATTTAATCACGCTCGTCGATCAAAAACAACCCGTACGAAAGCGTAGGAAAAAATCACTCGCCATTGCCAGCGCCACGGATGTGCCGGCTGCTCCAGTGACTCCAGTAAGCCCATCACCCACACTACCCGAACTCCCACCCAAACCGGCTAAAGCAGCACCCGCGCTGGTGCAAACGCAAAAGCTGGTCAACAATCCGAACAAACTGATCAACCTGAACCGTTCGGCTGCACCTTCGCCTCCGATGCGAACTGAATCGCCTAAAGAGCTGACGACAGTCGACACGTTCGTGTCACGGCCCGTCCCGAAGCTCGTCATCCAGCTGGGccattccgattccgactcggACGTTGATTTCGGCGGGGCGACTCCGGAGAACGGTGGTGCTGTCAATGGAACCGCAATGCCACCAACGGCACGGTTCGAGGAACAGTTGGATAAGTTTTTGAAAAGTGTACGCAGCAAAAGCACGCCCGCAGGGACCAACGAAGTGGGCGAAGAAGAATTGCCACATTCTGAGCGGGCGGGTGCGAACAGTGGGAAGAGTATACATTCcatccggcagcagcaggcgtCGAAGCAGGCAGCAAAGAAGCAACCAACGAGCAGCAGTACCATGGCAACGCCGACG GCTGTGAAACATCTTTCGAAATCGGCTCAGCTGGAGTACATGAAGCTGGTCGCCCGTATGGCACAGCTGGAACGGGACAAGCTTGCACGGCAACAAACGCAAGCGACAGTACGCCGTACCTCggacaacggcagcagcagcaccagcaatgCCGTGCCGCGAGATAACTCAGTTCCTaaggtagtagtagcagctaGTGAAGAACCGGTTAGTAGTAAGTCTGCTGCAGAGCAGCGGACGGAACCAAAGTCAGGGAAAAGTCCGGGCCGGCGAAAACAATCGCACAGCGGCAGCACACCTACAAAGGTTGCGGACACTCAGGAACCGGTGCTGGATCCGATCGAAAGGAAACTACAGCAAATACGGGCCAGCCTGCCGAACCTTACGGAAGCGTCCCGGAATCGATTGCTTCTCACCGCCGAGACGCAACTCGAAAATCACAG CGACAGCTTTCTGAGCGATCTAGAGCAGCACAATGCCACGATCATCGAGGCCCAGCAGGCCCGCCGGGAGCTGTACCATCTCGAGAGCCGGATCGATCTGCTGCGGGAAAAGCTGGCGCTGCTCGAGAAGGTGCACGAGCGGCAACGGGTCCGGACGCGCGACACGCTCGCCAACCTGCACACGACGCGCAAGAAGATCCTGTCCGGGCGGAAGCGGTCCGGCGAGCTGGAGCGCATGTGCATCCAGATCGGGCGTGCCGTCAAGGGGGAATCGTATCA GATGCCAGTGGGCGCGAATGGTCGCgaggtgcagcagcagatgcgCATCTTGATCGCGGAAATGCAGCAGCTGAAAAGCATCCGCAAGCCGACGCTGGAGGAATTTAAGGAAGAAATGATCGCCAACCACAAGCGGCGGTTGGCGAACGCGACCGAAATGAACGCGTATGACAATGAGCAGAGCGAAGAACGGCAGCAGGTGGTGCccgaggaggagcaggaggaggaggaggaggaggatgatgaGGAGGAGACGGAGAAGCAGGAAGAGGAGGTACAATCACCACCGGTGGATGCAGAGCAGAAATGTGCTTCCGAAATGAGTGAGCAAAAGGAGGAGCTGTGTGAAGTGGATCCGCAAACCGTTCCTAACGAGGAAGATGCAGAAGGTGTACAAGAACCTTCGGAACAGCCCGAGCAGCTTAATATGCAATCGATAGAGGCTGCCAAGGAGGCTGACAGGAGCGACAGTAAACCTTTAGAGCAATTGTCTGTACAACCCGTTGCACCGGCAGCGGATGACAAGGACGACCACGTGACGGTGCTGGAGAACAGTGCCACCGTACAAGCAGAGCCTCAGAGTGAGGTGCAGATGCGGCCGGAAGAAGAGACAGTGCCGCCGGCTCCAGTGCCGGACCAGTGCCCGATGGACGATACAGCGAACGAAACCGAAGAGCTCGTTGTTGGTGAAGCATACCGAATTGAAAAGTATACGTCGCCGCTAATGTCCTTAAAGCAAAG TGCACAGAACATTCCCACCGACGGTATCCTTTGCCCGTACGAGCTCGGCGGTCAGTGCGTTGATCGGGACTGCAAGTACGAGCACTTTAATCAGCGGGCGGCCTAG
- the LOC120901754 gene encoding probable E3 ubiquitin-protein ligase makorin-2 has translation MDDFSSEPDASSDDSSNQAETAEASGNYNNIQELDPTDLDHAEQDEECFATGDPEVPFEMCRQCGAYCLDPTDEGQRQIHHAHCSLEHQLRNDHLLELDISRDKTCYICLEVVMKKAARKRRFGILPNCSHTFCLSCIRLWRKSDEDRVRRACPVCRVRSNFVFPSYFWIEDEAAKQQVIQDYKHGCSLTDCKHFGKGTGVCPFGWKCFYRHALPSGELVAKSKPNRKARRKRAAAEPEAFAPAGMLWQQYDDGLSWD, from the coding sequence ATGGATGATTTTTCAAGCGAACCGGACGCCAGCAGCGACGATTCAAGCAATCAAGCAGAAACCGCCGAAGCGTCCggcaactacaacaacatccAGGAGCTCGATCCAACCGATTTGGATCACGCTGAGCAAGATGAGGAATGTTTTGCCACCGGCGATCCGGAGGTGCCCTTCGAAATGTGCCGACAGTGTGGTGCGTACTGTCTCGACCCAACAGACGAAGGGCAGCGGCAAATTCATCACGCGCACTGCTCTTTGGAACACCAGCTTAGAAACGACCATTTGCTTGAGCTCGATATTTCCCGCGACAAAACGTGCTACATTTGTCTGGAAGTGGTGATGAAGAAGGCGGCCCGGAAGCGACGGTTCGGCATACTGCCGAACTGTAGCCACACCTTCTGCCTAAGCTGCATCCGGCTGTGGCGCAAATCCGATGAGGATAGGGTTAGGCGCGCCTGCCCGGTGTGCCGAGTCCGGTCCAACTTTGTCTTCCCCAGCTACTTTTGGATCGAGGACGAGGCAGCGAAGCAGCAAGTTATCCAGGACTATAAACACGGTTGCAGCCTGACGGATTGCAAACACTTCGGCAAGGGTACCGGAGTTTGTCCGTTTGGTTGGAAATGTTTCTACCGTCATGCACTTCCGTCCGGCGAGCTGGTCGCTAAAAGCAAACCGAACCGTAAAGCCAGACGGAAgcgggctgctgctgaaccGGAAGCGTTTGCACCGGCGGGAATGCTTTGGCAGCAGTATGACGACGGCTTATCGTGGGATTAA